A stretch of DNA from Temnothorax longispinosus isolate EJ_2023e chromosome 2, Tlon_JGU_v1, whole genome shotgun sequence:
TATTGCCTATAATCAAAGAGTTTAGTGAAAATTTAAAGGATGtacgtggaaagtgtatggaCATTGGTTGTGGTCCTGGAGATATAACAAAAGATTTTTTGTTGCCAAATCTTGGCTCAGATGCACAAATAATTggtaaaagaataataaattatagaaatgtaataacaaatcaacattataaataattatttaattctctgATTTCGCGTTTCGTGAAGGTACGGATATTTCGGAGAGCATGATCAAATATGcgaataaaacatttaatgacGAAAAACGGCTCCACTTCGAAGTATTGGATATTCAAACTAAAAATCTGcctgagaaatatatttctgaatttaataatatattttcgtttCACACTTTGCATTGGTGCAATGACATTCGGTAAGcgagatattatataaaatataattaaggcTAAAATGTATTTCAACCCTTATTGATAAACAAGCCTTATTAAGgctttttaaactttttaaacaagtgtaaattaattttttcttgaaacaTATTGTGCATGTGTGCTTCACTTTTTGAACAGAACAAGTGTTTCTTTCAATTTCTATAATATGACAcacatttctataatataatataatctcaaTAATAGCATAATTTGAAAAACGAGCAATAGGCATAagaatgcaaaatatataaatatattgtatgtttttatataattgcattaaaaaatatactaatatattgaaaaatattttaataaaagtataaggtgcttttaaaaaaattaattatatttatttgttttatttaacagaCAAGCCTTTAGGAATATGTATCAAATGCTACGACCCAATGGAactatacttttatatataatagcatCTAGTGATATGTTTGaagtttacaaaattttgGAGCGGGATATCCGCTTTGCGCAATATATACcggtaaatatattattaaattttaattaatatttgatttgctttctcattatttatttccattacatgttttgttattttattacttttgcactataaattcttaattattatttttatgtttatataggATAcgatgaaaaacatttttccgtttcattattcaaataatgcTCGCGAAGACTTAAAAGAATTACTTCAAAGTGTCGGATTTACAATTCACCATTGCAGTCTTCGGGAGGCGAACTATTCTGAAGAAAAATTGAGACAGTTTTTGAGTAAGTCATAGTAAAAATATGCaagaagtaataattttacgttataagattattaattctttgaagaattttttttatgctattttatttattataaattataatgtaacattaccattattataaattatatatacgttaattttataatcatacgtatattattttaacagacTCGATAATATCCCTCTTAACATTTCTTGAAGACATGCCACAAGATCTGATGGAAGAATTTAAGAATACATTTACATGTGAATTtctaagaagaaaaattaactataaatcaatatataataatcaggAACTTACATTAGATTTATATGAAGTATTAGTAGTTTACGcacaaaagatataataatctataacaATTGCGCAAACATATATGCAGTCatatccatccatccatccatatctaaaaaagagatgtaaagtttattgttgtcgcttttccgcgatgccgattggttctcttgctgcgcttacttcatttgcagctgtcattatatattttgacagttgtgtgtatcaaggagttaatagtgtaatagtaatagcataatgttaaagctaaataacgCGCGCGATACACATTTGTAGTGtctagtaataaaaaaactagaAGACAGAATTTTTGTAGCACTAGTTCTTGTATCATCAGATACTTGTATTATCAGACACTATgattaataaatcattattaattaattaataattaataatttattccacATCTTTTATCTAGATTGATATATGCATCTGAAATCACATTACTTGCAGCAGatagaatcaagagacacggtagtgtctcgcgccaagtacacgcggagcgagaccgaccgtgactcttttacgcgacgcgacgggttgcgagtacccgagatgttgagatctcgattaacgagtgaacggatcaagttctaagtaggcttgatcgatagcttggggtccaattaggggggggtttctctcataatattccgctacgtgccctacgagcggagatattgcgacgcaaagtccaaatgggaaaatttatttttaagatacttcctcttcttcttctacttctaacgccgacgttatatgatgacgtcataatcagaaacgttactttcactttttcgacgctggcggcgcaggtatcgccagtttcgatatcgcgcgcgtatttcgaaattaggtcgatagacttatcggtcaggagtaagatttctatttaggtaaattaggtatatacttatataatatatattgagtcaattccttcatgtttatctggagagatttcgtatccttacatcgtattaccaccgctgccgaaaaagaaggttctctacgcttggcagaaagtgccgctagggaatttttaagtcgattcttatgaatcaagcttgaattcgatgtctaggtatcccaggttgccgatgacgaggtccagatagtgcgctttatagttttcggtgtccaggtgtaataatacgttgaattcgatgtctacgtgtcccaggttgccgatgacgaggtccacatagtgcgctccgtagttttcggtgtctacgtgtattaataccttgaattcgatgtccacgtgtcccaggttgctgatgacgggatccagatagtgcgcttcatagttttcggtgtccaggtgtaatcgtacgttgaattcgatgtctaggtgtcccaggttgccgatgacaaggtccacatagtgcgcttcgtagttttcggtgtctacgtgtattaataccttgaattcaatgtccacgtgtcccaggttgccgatgacgggatccagatagtgcgcttcatagttttcggtgtccaggtgtaatcgtacgttgaattcgatgtctaggtgtcccaggttgccgatgacgaggtccacatagtgcgctccgtagttttcggtgtctacgtgtattaataccttgaatttgatgtccacgtgtcccaggttgccgatgacaatgtctagatagtgagctccgtagttttcggtgtctacgtgtattaataccttgaattcgatgtctaggtgtcccaggttgccgatgacgagatccacatagtgcgctccgtagttgtcggtgtctacgtgtattaatattttgaaattgatgtctaggtgtctcaggttgctgatgacgaggtccagatagcgcgctccgtagttttcggtgtctagatgtaataatacctcgaattcgatgtctacgtgtcccaggttgccgatgacgaggtccacatagtgcgcttcgtagtttttggtgtctaggtgtattaataactttaaatctgaatgtaggacacgtagatatcgaattcgaggtattaatacacgtagacaccgaaaactacggagcgcactatgtggacctcgtcatcggcaacgtgggacacctagacatcgaattcaacgtattattacacctggacatcgcaaactatgaagcgcactatctggaacccgtcatcggcaacctggaacacgtggacatcgaattcaagatattaatacacctggataccgaaaactatgaagcgcactatgtggacctcgtcatcggcaacctgggacacctagacatcgaattcaagcttgattcataagaatcaacttaaaaattccctagcggcagaattaaaattatgtcatgacataataaaaatgcgctgaattaaaattatgtctagacataataaaaattggacgaattaaaattatgtctagacataataaaaattggatgaattaaaattatgtcttgacataataaaaattcgatgaattaaaattatgtctgacaaaaataattccgcatttttattatgtgtatacacataattttaattcgtacaatttttattatgtgtacacataatttgttttcgaatgaacgtaaaacgtatttgttataatatccattattgaaaattaatatgcgTGACAAAAGcgtatatcattaattatgttattatttattatatatatttctatccatatattttcagtattattgttacattagaaaaattattggcatttaggatacgaatttttttctgttagtTATTCTTTACGTaaacataaattgtaaaatactcTGTTGTACTCCAGTAGGtaatactttttctaattcttcatgatCCAACCACTGGTATTTTACGTTATACGTTATTGTTGATGATATCTCCATCCATATGTTTggctaagaaataaaatattttagcaccATATTTGTAGAATCCGATAGGTGCATTTCCAtaaaactttacttttattgttGCACCATATGTATCTTGTAATACTCTCTCCGCAGTCTGTACAAGAAttgataaagaatattttcaaatcattttttttgtccCCATTAAGATATTCACATGCAAAATTAGTTGTagagagaatatatttattcggctaaaattgttattttaattcttactcgtttctttatgtttgaaatgtatatttatgcaatataactTGTGTGAGTCTATGAACTATTATATGTTCAACTTATATCAATTTGTGTTTTACTAATTAGCGAGATATATTATTCAGATAATTACTGATCGAGAGATAAATGGCACGAGTGTCCTATAAGCATGTTGCTTGGCATTTAatgttcttattttatatttacatatacgtTTCTTTATTGCGGTGCAGGAGAAATTGTAACAGGACAagtaagttatatatatttattttttatataattacataagtaaaaagtaagtaatataagtaatataagaagtaaattaagtaatataagACGTAATAtaagaagtaaattaaaataaaattatacacataatCTGTATTAACGTATATACGTGTCTCAATATACGTAGATTAATATTCGTCGcaacttatattaaaataatatgtgtatttttatattatacgttacATGTACGCATTTGTTAAGCGTGAAGCTGTATATCGTGCAATATGTGATCTTGAGTGGTATAAATTGGAATTAAGAAAAGCGAggaatcttattttattcacaTATTCTACGAAAAATGGTTGaatcaatataaaagtaatatagaaaaaaattaaagaattaattaaagtacagACTTTTAATTCTGATTTTTCCGGAAAAAAAATGCtcgcaaaatttataaatacacgTTTTGTGTGTACGTCTTCATTCCTCCAccccttcctcctcttccccttcctcctctttctcttcctctcggGTTGTTTGGGTTGTAGCGATTTCTTCCGGCTCTTTGCCATCGCCTTGCTGTAACaaacagaaatttattttataaaaaatagcgTTTTCGACAGGGCCGGGTTTGTTCGCTCAGAGAGCGATTATTGACGTCACATCGGCAAATCGAGCTTTGCCGAAGTGACGTCAATAATCGCTCTTGGAGTGAGCAAACCATAActgtattttaatagatttagTTTTGTACTTACGTCTTTGTGGAGGAATCGCTGGTGGTGCCGGTGGAGGAATCGCTGGTGGTGCCGGTGCCGGCATTGCTGGTTGTCCTGGTGCTGGTGTTGCTGGTTGTGCTGGTGCTGGCGTTGCTGGTGGTGCCGGTGCTGGCGTTGCTGGTGGTGCCGGTGCTGGCGTTGCTGGTGGTAAAGGTCCCGGCTGTGAAGGTCCCGGTTGTGAAGGTCCCGGCTGTGAAGGTCCTGGCTGTGAATGTCCCGGCTGTGACGGTATTATGGGTTGCATCGGCAGTGATGGCGACTGAATTGCGGCGAGTTGTCGCCGCAATTCtgcattttctttctttagtCGCGTCATTTCAGTCGCGTCCTTATCCTTATCCATTTCGACGTCTACGTCGGAAGATGATTCTTCATCCTATAGAAtccaatattatattattatttttatagataaatgcgttccaatattatattattattatttatttttatccgctcaagtttatatatttatttattttttatttatttacgcaaCGCGatgagttgcgagtacccgagatatttttgcgcgacgcgacgagttgcgagtacccgagactTTGaggttaaattaaatgtgtatACTTACAACATTCATACTAAGTCGGTCGAATTTCTTTTCCAAATTCGCAGCGTTAGCCGTGGTGCTTGGTGGTTGCAGCAACTGGGTCTCGACGTCGAGGTTGTGCTTGCGACGCTGAATCAGCTTGGCGGCGTCGACCGCGCGCAATCGGAaatcctcttcttcttcttcttttcttttattagcTCCTGCTGCTTTTCAGCGGACAATACGGACGAACTGGTCCGCGCACGTTGAACGAAAATACAATCGGATACGCGATACGATTGCGGTATCACACACACCACCACTCGAAAAACTCTCGCGATCGTGGACTGACGTCGAACGTCGAACTGCGTCGAATTGGTGGCTACCGCGCTACCAGTAATGGCCGATTCGAGGCCGAGCGGACCCGCGCTCATGTAGCGCTAATAGatcgttttttgtttttaaaggCAGATTTATAAAGGCCGTAACCGTTGGTTTAAGCCGTAAaccctaagaaattgaccaatatATGATagtcgaatgtgagaagaataatcgattgtgattaattaatttcttaggGTTtaatt
This window harbors:
- the LOC139808817 gene encoding juvenile hormone acid O-methyltransferase-like — translated: MESPKGYITSNEVQKCKILPIIKEFSENLKDVRGKCMDIGCGPGDITKDFLLPNLGSDAQIIGTDISESMIKYANKTFNDEKRLHFEVLDIQTKNLPEKYISEFNNIFSFHTLHWCNDIRQAFRNMYQMLRPNGTILLYIIASSDMFEVYKILERDIRFAQYIPDTMKNIFPFHYSNNAREDLKELLQSVGFTIHHCSLREANYSEEKLRQFLNSIISLLTFLEDMPQDLMEEFKNTFTCEFLRRKINYKSIYNNQELTLDLYEVLVVYAQKI
- the LOC139808056 gene encoding uncharacterized protein; its protein translation is MDKDKDATEMTRLKKENAELRRQLAAIQSPSLPMQPIIPSQPGHSQPGPSQPGPSQPGPSQPGPLPPATPAPAPPATPAPAPPATPAPAQPATPAPGQPAMPAPAPPAIPPPAPPAIPPQRPRRWQRAGRNRYNPNNPRGRERGGRGRGGRGGGMKTYTQNVYL